One genomic window of Micromonospora sp. WMMD1128 includes the following:
- the glnA gene encoding type I glutamate--ammonia ligase — protein sequence MFANPEELLRYLKNEDVKFVDVRFCDLPGVMQHFNLPVESFDDSVFTDGLAFDGSSIRGFQAIHESDMLLLPDVATAFIDPFRAQKTLALNFFIHDPFTREAYSRDPRNVAKKAEAYLAASGIADTAYFGAEAEFYIFDSIRHETSANQSFYYIDSIEGAWNTGREEEGGNRGYKTAYKGGYFPVPPVDHYADLRDSIVRRLVDSGFTVERSHHEVGTAGQAEINYKFSTLLHAGDQLQLFKYIVKNEAWANGKTATFMPKPLFGDNGSGMHTHQSLWLNGEPLFYDETGYAGLSDTARWYIGGLLHHAPSLLAFTNPTINSYRRLVPGFEAPVNLVYSQRNRSACTRIPVTGSNPKAKRVEFRVPDPSANVYLAFSAMMMAGLDGIKSKIEPPAPIDKDLYDLPPEEWGDVKQVPGSLPAVLDSLEADHDYLLDGGVFTPDLISTWIDWKRANEVDPVRLRPTPHEFAMYYDC from the coding sequence GTGTTCGCCAATCCCGAGGAACTCCTGCGATACCTCAAGAACGAGGACGTGAAGTTCGTCGACGTACGTTTCTGTGACCTGCCCGGCGTGATGCAGCACTTCAACCTGCCGGTCGAGTCCTTCGACGACAGCGTCTTCACCGACGGCCTCGCGTTCGACGGCTCGTCGATCCGCGGCTTCCAGGCCATCCACGAGTCGGACATGCTCCTGCTCCCGGACGTGGCCACCGCCTTCATCGACCCGTTCCGCGCGCAGAAGACCCTCGCGCTGAACTTCTTCATCCACGACCCGTTCACCCGCGAGGCATACTCGCGCGACCCCCGCAACGTGGCGAAGAAGGCCGAGGCGTACCTCGCCGCCAGCGGCATCGCGGACACCGCCTACTTCGGCGCGGAGGCGGAGTTCTACATCTTCGACTCCATCCGCCACGAGACCTCGGCCAACCAGTCGTTCTACTACATCGACTCGATCGAGGGCGCCTGGAACACCGGCCGCGAGGAAGAGGGCGGCAACCGCGGCTACAAGACCGCGTACAAGGGTGGCTACTTCCCGGTCCCGCCGGTCGACCACTACGCCGACCTGCGCGACTCGATCGTGCGCCGGCTCGTCGACTCCGGCTTCACCGTGGAGCGCTCGCACCACGAGGTCGGCACCGCCGGCCAGGCGGAGATCAACTACAAGTTCTCCACCCTGCTGCACGCCGGCGACCAGCTCCAGCTCTTCAAGTACATCGTGAAAAACGAGGCGTGGGCCAACGGCAAGACCGCCACGTTCATGCCCAAGCCGCTCTTCGGTGACAACGGCTCCGGCATGCACACCCACCAGAGCCTCTGGCTGAACGGCGAGCCGCTGTTCTACGACGAGACCGGCTACGCCGGCCTCTCCGACACCGCCCGCTGGTACATCGGCGGCCTCCTGCACCACGCCCCGTCACTGCTCGCCTTCACCAACCCCACGATCAACTCCTACCGGCGACTCGTGCCGGGCTTCGAGGCGCCGGTCAACCTGGTCTACTCCCAGCGCAACCGCTCCGCCTGCACCCGCATCCCGGTCACCGGCAGCAACCCCAAGGCCAAGCGCGTCGAGTTCCGCGTCCCGGACCCGTCGGCCAACGTCTACCTCGCCTTCTCCGCGATGATGATGGCCGGCCTGGACGGCATCAAGAGCAAGATCGAGCCCCCGGCCCCGATCGACAAGGATCTCTACGACCTGCCCCCGGAGGAGTGGGGCGACGTCAAGCAGGTCCCCGGCTCGCTGCCGGCCGTGCTCGACTCGCTCGAGGCCGACCACGACTACCTGCTCGACGGCGGCGTGTTCACGCCGGACCTGATCTCCACCTGGATCGACTGGAAGCGGGCCAACGAGGTCGACCCGGTGCGCCTGCGCCCGACCCCGCACGAGTTCGCCATGTACTACGACTGCTGA
- a CDS encoding RDD family protein, which produces MTDTAAAPVPPATDPAFTPPGLGRRFGALVIDWVLCLLVAGSFADPARDGWPPVLVLILEYGFFLGLFAQTPGMYLTRLRCVAWADGGRIGLARALLRGLLLALVVPALIMDQHRRGLHDRLTGAVVTDALRR; this is translated from the coding sequence GTGACCGATACCGCCGCCGCACCGGTGCCGCCCGCCACCGATCCCGCCTTCACGCCTCCCGGCCTCGGCCGGCGCTTCGGTGCGCTCGTCATCGACTGGGTGCTCTGTCTACTGGTCGCTGGGTCCTTCGCCGACCCGGCCCGCGACGGCTGGCCGCCGGTCCTGGTGCTGATCCTGGAGTACGGCTTCTTCCTCGGCCTCTTCGCCCAGACCCCCGGCATGTACCTGACCCGGCTGCGCTGCGTGGCCTGGGCCGACGGCGGCCGGATCGGGCTCGCCCGGGCACTGCTGCGCGGGCTCCTGCTCGCCCTCGTCGTACCCGCCCTGATCATGGACCAGCACCGGCGCGGCCTGCACGACCGGCTCACCGGCGCGGTCGTCACCGACGCGCTCCGCCGCTGA
- a CDS encoding DUF4191 domain-containing protein, which yields MAKPQEKVSFGQRLKQIGMVFKFTAKQDKWFAPLAAAAVLIPLALTVVAVIAWGWIWLPVGILLALLALLVVLNLRSNKAMMNAAEGQPGAAAQIMESMRGDWRVTPAVSSTTQMDMIHLVLGRAGVILLAEGNPQRVRGLLGQEKRRLAKVIGSAPLHDYVIGQGEGELPVRKLRMTVMRLPRTLSPKDVNALDKRLKALTARPQMPKGAVPKNMRPPRGAFRQTRGR from the coding sequence ATGGCAAAGCCCCAGGAGAAGGTCTCGTTCGGCCAGCGGCTGAAGCAGATCGGGATGGTGTTCAAGTTCACCGCCAAGCAGGACAAGTGGTTCGCGCCGCTGGCCGCGGCGGCGGTGCTGATCCCGCTCGCGCTCACCGTGGTCGCGGTGATCGCCTGGGGCTGGATCTGGCTGCCGGTCGGCATCCTGCTCGCGCTGCTCGCCCTGCTGGTCGTGCTCAACCTACGGTCCAACAAGGCGATGATGAATGCCGCCGAGGGGCAGCCGGGCGCGGCGGCGCAGATCATGGAGAGCATGCGCGGCGACTGGCGGGTCACCCCGGCGGTCAGCTCCACCACCCAGATGGACATGATCCACCTGGTGCTGGGCCGCGCCGGCGTGATCCTGCTGGCCGAGGGCAACCCGCAGCGGGTGCGGGGCCTGCTCGGCCAGGAGAAGCGCCGGCTGGCCAAGGTGATCGGCTCGGCCCCGCTGCACGACTACGTGATCGGCCAGGGCGAGGGTGAGCTGCCGGTCCGCAAGCTGCGGATGACCGTGATGCGGCTGCCCCGCACGCTCTCCCCGAAGGACGTGAACGCCCTCGACAAGCGGCTCAAGGCGTTGACCGCGCGACCGCAGATGCCCAAGGGGGCGGTGCCGAAGAACATGCGGCCACCGCGCGGCGCGTTCCGGCAGACGCGGGGGCGCTGA
- a CDS encoding DUF423 domain-containing protein — MTAGVREEPREAERPRTPRRPRLPTLLALLVGSAGIAYRLALLLADAPPSNSDEATMGLAALHIARGVDFPVWFYGQAYMGTLEAYLAAPLIAVTGPSVLALRLPTLALYALFLLLSWRLTRRLGGDRWYALLVVAVLALGADRVVKNQLIAGGGYPELNPAGAALALLTVGLCTGGPGARLPRWAAWGLVAGVLLWVDPLILPYVLTLGALLVAWRRRELAGRAGAVLAGALLLGMAPMVLDNLRHGRNPLTAVLAASGSGAAAGWADRLHGGLVIGPPLAMGFCSPGHCAPWQLWWALAFPVLLLLAGLAAWRVLRRVGPPALPANRRAGPAADRVSAGVRLALLVGAATVLAAYASSNAAGRTPTESGRYLSCLAVAVPALLWPLWQAARPLADRLALRPGRRRQLGEVAVSDRSGHCHFVEPKSIKATAVGVGAALVLAGVLGTGTAATVDVIRAASAVHAEADRHRALVDTLGALGVQHVRGGYWTCNRLTFATGEDVVCAVVDDHLRPGFDRLPAYRQEVAADPDAAWVAPDGSPLAATLDRRLGPEPGALDVVTVAGWRIYLPRR; from the coding sequence ATGACCGCCGGGGTACGCGAGGAGCCACGCGAGGCCGAGCGCCCGCGTACGCCCCGGCGTCCCCGGCTGCCGACGCTGCTGGCCCTGCTCGTCGGGTCCGCCGGGATCGCCTACCGGCTGGCGCTGCTGCTCGCCGACGCGCCGCCGAGCAACAGCGACGAGGCAACCATGGGGCTGGCCGCCCTGCACATCGCCCGGGGTGTCGACTTCCCGGTCTGGTTCTACGGCCAGGCGTACATGGGCACGCTTGAGGCGTACCTGGCCGCGCCGTTGATCGCGGTCACCGGGCCGTCCGTGCTCGCGCTGCGGCTGCCCACCCTGGCCCTGTACGCGCTCTTCCTGCTGCTGTCCTGGCGGCTCACCCGCAGGCTCGGCGGCGACCGCTGGTACGCCCTGCTCGTCGTCGCCGTGCTCGCGCTGGGCGCGGACCGGGTGGTGAAGAACCAGCTCATCGCCGGCGGCGGCTATCCCGAGCTGAACCCGGCCGGGGCGGCGCTGGCGCTGCTCACGGTCGGGCTGTGCACCGGCGGACCGGGCGCGCGGCTGCCCCGCTGGGCGGCGTGGGGGCTGGTCGCCGGCGTGCTGCTCTGGGTGGACCCGCTGATCCTGCCGTACGTGCTGACGCTCGGCGCGCTGCTGGTGGCGTGGCGGCGGCGGGAGCTGGCCGGGCGGGCCGGGGCGGTGCTGGCCGGCGCGCTGCTGCTGGGCATGGCCCCGATGGTGCTCGACAATCTCCGGCACGGCCGCAACCCGCTCACCGCGGTGCTCGCGGCGAGCGGCTCGGGGGCGGCGGCGGGGTGGGCCGATCGGTTGCACGGCGGTCTGGTCATCGGCCCGCCGCTGGCCATGGGCTTCTGCTCGCCGGGGCACTGCGCCCCGTGGCAACTGTGGTGGGCGCTCGCCTTCCCCGTCCTGCTGCTGCTCGCCGGGCTGGCCGCGTGGCGGGTGCTGCGCCGGGTCGGTCCGCCTGCCTTGCCCGCGAACCGTCGGGCCGGTCCGGCGGCCGACCGGGTGTCGGCGGGGGTGCGGTTGGCGCTGCTCGTCGGCGCGGCGACGGTGCTGGCGGCGTACGCGTCGAGCAACGCGGCCGGGCGCACGCCGACCGAGAGTGGCCGCTACCTGTCCTGCCTCGCGGTCGCCGTCCCCGCCCTGCTCTGGCCGCTGTGGCAGGCCGCCCGCCCGCTCGCCGACCGACTCGCCCTCCGGCCCGGCAGGCGACGCCAGCTCGGCGAGGTGGCGGTATCGGACCGGTCGGGACACTGCCACTTCGTCGAACCGAAGTCGATCAAGGCGACGGCAGTCGGGGTGGGGGCGGCCCTGGTGCTGGCGGGGGTGCTCGGGACCGGGACGGCCGCCACGGTGGACGTGATCCGGGCGGCGTCGGCCGTGCACGCCGAGGCCGACCGGCACCGGGCGCTCGTCGACACGCTCGGCGCGCTCGGCGTCCAGCACGTGCGGGGCGGCTACTGGACGTGCAACCGGCTCACGTTCGCCACCGGTGAGGACGTGGTCTGCGCGGTGGTGGACGACCACCTGCGCCCCGGTTTCGACCGGCTGCCGGCGTACCGGCAAGAGGTGGCCGCGGACCCGGACGCGGCCTGGGTGGCCCCGGACGGCTCACCGCTGGCCGCGACGCTGGATCGGCGGCTCGGCCCCGAACCGGGCGCGCTCGACGTGGTCACGGTGGCCGGCTGGCGGATCTACCTGCCCCGCCGCTGA
- the lipA gene encoding lipoyl synthase translates to MTAVARRSSTAAERRRLDFVTIEHSAPTTQQPAPTATVAPEGRRMLRIEARNAETPIERKPPWIKVKAKMGPEYTELRGLVSREGLHTVCQEAGCPNIYECWEDREATFLIGGDQCTRRCDFCQIDTGKPAEFDADEPRRVAESVAAMGLRYATITGVARDDLPDGGAWLYAETVRQIHALRSGCGVELLIPDFNAVPEQLAEVFGARPEVLAHNVETVPRIFKRIRPAFRYERSLDVIRQARADGLVTKSNLILGMGEERAEVSQALRDLHSAGCELITITQYLRPSPRHHPVTRWVKPEEFVELREEAEEIGFAGVMSGPLVRSSYRAGRLYQAALTAREQVAVAG, encoded by the coding sequence GTGACGGCGGTCGCCCGACGTTCATCGACCGCCGCCGAGCGGCGTAGGCTCGATTTTGTGACGATCGAGCATTCCGCGCCGACGACTCAGCAGCCGGCGCCCACCGCGACTGTCGCTCCGGAGGGGCGGCGCATGCTGCGGATCGAGGCGCGCAACGCCGAGACGCCGATCGAGCGCAAACCGCCGTGGATCAAGGTCAAGGCCAAGATGGGCCCGGAATACACCGAGTTGCGCGGGCTGGTCTCGCGCGAGGGCCTGCACACGGTCTGCCAGGAGGCCGGCTGCCCCAACATCTACGAGTGTTGGGAGGACCGCGAGGCCACCTTCCTCATCGGCGGTGACCAGTGCACCCGGCGTTGTGACTTCTGCCAGATCGACACCGGCAAGCCGGCCGAGTTCGACGCCGACGAGCCGCGCCGGGTCGCCGAGTCGGTGGCCGCGATGGGCCTGCGCTACGCGACCATCACCGGCGTGGCCCGCGACGACCTGCCCGACGGCGGCGCCTGGCTCTACGCCGAGACGGTCCGGCAGATCCACGCCCTGCGCTCCGGTTGCGGCGTCGAGCTGCTGATCCCCGACTTCAACGCGGTGCCCGAGCAGCTCGCCGAGGTCTTCGGCGCGCGACCCGAGGTGCTGGCGCACAACGTGGAGACCGTGCCGCGCATCTTCAAGCGGATCCGCCCGGCGTTCCGCTACGAGCGGTCCCTCGACGTGATCCGCCAGGCCCGCGCCGACGGCCTGGTCACCAAGAGCAACCTCATCCTCGGTATGGGCGAGGAGCGCGCCGAGGTTTCCCAGGCGCTGCGCGACCTGCACTCCGCCGGCTGCGAGCTGATCACCATCACGCAGTACCTGCGCCCCTCCCCCCGGCACCACCCGGTCACCCGCTGGGTCAAGCCGGAGGAGTTCGTCGAGCTGCGCGAGGAGGCCGAGGAGATCGGCTTCGCCGGCGTGATGAGCGGCCCGCTGGTCCGCTCGTCCTACCGCGCCGGCCGCCTCTACCAGGCGGCGCTCACCGCCCGCGAGCAGGTCGCCGTCGCCGGCTGA
- the aspS gene encoding aspartate--tRNA(Asn) ligase, with protein sequence MQRILSSQLPAHVGATVQLAGWVHRRRLLKAVAFLIVRDAAGLAQVVVAAPDVRVQVEALTEETVVEVVGTVVANPTAPAGVEVVEPTVRPLGPPAVPPPFDLYRPVLTASLPTQLDHAPTALRHPTRSAALRISAAAVAGFRATLDRQRFVEVHTPKVVGSSTESGANVFALDWFGRPAFLAQSPQFYKQLMVGVFERVYEVGPVFRAEPHDTVRHLAQYTSLDVELGFVTDHRDVMAVLRDTLAGMLASVVDRAGGALDTLGVTVPEVPAEIPAVHFIDALTIAGAPADEPDLAPAHERALGEWARAEHGSDFLFVTGYPMAKRPFYTHPDPARPAYSNGFDLLFRGMELVTGGQRLHRYADYLAALAARGEAVEPYAGYVDAFRHGMPPHGGFAIGLERFVARLTGAANVREVTAFPRDLHRLTP encoded by the coding sequence ATGCAACGCATCCTGTCCTCCCAGCTCCCCGCCCACGTCGGCGCGACCGTCCAACTCGCCGGCTGGGTCCACCGCCGCCGGCTGCTCAAGGCGGTGGCGTTCCTGATCGTCCGGGACGCCGCCGGGCTCGCCCAGGTGGTGGTCGCCGCGCCCGACGTGCGCGTGCAGGTCGAGGCGCTCACCGAGGAGACCGTCGTCGAGGTGGTCGGCACGGTGGTCGCGAACCCCACCGCGCCCGCCGGGGTCGAGGTCGTCGAGCCGACGGTACGACCGCTCGGCCCGCCCGCCGTACCGCCGCCGTTCGACCTGTACCGGCCGGTGCTCACCGCGAGCCTGCCCACCCAGCTCGACCACGCGCCGACCGCGTTGCGCCACCCGACCCGGTCCGCCGCGCTGCGGATCTCGGCGGCGGCCGTGGCCGGGTTCCGCGCCACGCTCGACCGGCAGCGCTTCGTCGAGGTGCACACGCCGAAGGTGGTCGGCTCGTCCACCGAGAGCGGCGCGAACGTCTTCGCGCTGGACTGGTTCGGCCGCCCCGCCTTCCTGGCCCAGTCGCCGCAGTTCTACAAGCAGCTCATGGTGGGGGTCTTCGAGCGGGTGTACGAGGTGGGGCCGGTGTTCCGCGCCGAGCCGCACGACACGGTCCGGCACCTGGCCCAGTACACCTCGCTCGACGTCGAACTGGGCTTCGTGACCGACCACCGGGACGTGATGGCGGTGCTGCGGGACACCCTCGCCGGGATGCTCGCGAGCGTCGTGGACCGGGCCGGCGGCGCGCTCGACACGCTCGGCGTGACCGTGCCGGAGGTGCCGGCCGAGATCCCGGCGGTGCACTTCATCGACGCGCTGACGATCGCCGGGGCGCCGGCCGACGAACCCGACCTGGCGCCGGCGCACGAGCGGGCGTTGGGGGAGTGGGCCCGAGCCGAGCACGGCAGCGACTTCCTGTTCGTCACCGGGTACCCGATGGCGAAACGGCCCTTCTACACCCACCCGGACCCGGCCCGCCCGGCGTACTCCAACGGCTTTGACCTGCTGTTCCGGGGGATGGAGCTGGTCACCGGCGGGCAGCGGCTGCACCGGTACGCCGACTACCTGGCCGCCCTGGCGGCGCGGGGTGAGGCGGTGGAGCCGTACGCCGGGTATGTGGATGCGTTCCGGCACGGGATGCCGCCGCACGGCGGGTTTGCGATCGGCCTGGAGCGGTTCGTGGCCCGGTTGACCGGCGCGGCGAACGTCCGGGAGGTGACCGCGTTCCCGCGCGACCTGCACCGCCTCACCCCTTGA
- a CDS encoding lytic polysaccharide monooxygenase, with translation MALALLAGILAVPGAAQAHGTIVSPATRAYKCWQTWGSHHTDPAMQQQDPMCWQAFQANADTMWNWMSALRDGLGGQFQARTPDGQLCSNALSRNDSLNRPGAWKTSNIGRNFTVQLYDQASHGADYFKVYVSKQGFNPTTQTLGWGNLDYITQTGRYAPSQNISFNVSTSGYTGHHILFVIWQASHLDQAYMWCSDVNFT, from the coding sequence GTGGCGCTCGCCCTGCTGGCCGGCATCCTCGCCGTGCCCGGCGCGGCCCAGGCCCACGGCACGATCGTCAGCCCGGCCACCCGCGCCTACAAGTGCTGGCAGACCTGGGGCAGTCACCACACCGACCCGGCCATGCAGCAGCAGGACCCGATGTGTTGGCAGGCGTTCCAGGCCAACGCCGACACCATGTGGAACTGGATGAGCGCCCTACGCGATGGCCTCGGCGGGCAGTTCCAGGCCCGCACCCCCGACGGCCAACTGTGCAGCAACGCCCTGTCCCGCAACGACAGCCTGAACCGGCCCGGGGCGTGGAAGACCAGCAACATCGGCCGCAACTTCACCGTGCAGCTGTACGACCAGGCCAGCCACGGCGCCGACTACTTCAAGGTCTACGTGAGCAAGCAGGGGTTCAACCCGACCACCCAGACGCTGGGCTGGGGCAACCTCGACTACATCACGCAGACCGGTCGGTACGCGCCGTCGCAGAACATCAGCTTCAACGTCTCCACCTCCGGCTACACCGGACACCACATCCTCTTCGTCATCTGGCAGGCATCCCACCTCGACCAGGCGTACATGTGGTGCAGTGACGTGAACTTCACCTGA
- the lipB gene encoding lipoyl(octanoyl) transferase LipB, which yields MSVTTSGLTTVRAGRLDYQAAWDEQRRLHEAVVAGERGDTVLLLEHPSVYTAGKRTEPWDRPVDGTPVVDVDRGGKITWHGPGQLVGYPIVRLPDPVDVVAYVRRTEQLLIDVCAEFGLAAGRVEGRSGVWVPEDDRGPARKVAAIGIRVARGVTLHGFSVNCDCDLGFFDRIVPCGIRDAGVTSLTAELGRPVTVADVLPVVERHLPTLTRI from the coding sequence GTGAGCGTGACGACTTCCGGGTTGACCACCGTCCGTGCCGGCCGGCTCGACTACCAGGCCGCCTGGGACGAGCAACGGCGGCTGCACGAGGCCGTGGTGGCCGGCGAGCGGGGCGACACGGTGCTGCTGCTGGAGCACCCGAGCGTCTACACCGCCGGCAAGCGGACCGAGCCGTGGGACCGGCCGGTGGACGGCACCCCGGTGGTGGACGTGGACCGCGGCGGCAAGATCACCTGGCACGGTCCGGGGCAGCTCGTCGGCTACCCGATCGTGCGCCTGCCCGACCCGGTCGACGTGGTGGCGTACGTGCGCCGCACCGAGCAGTTGCTGATCGACGTCTGCGCCGAGTTCGGGCTGGCCGCCGGCCGGGTCGAGGGACGCAGCGGCGTGTGGGTGCCGGAGGACGACCGGGGGCCGGCGCGCAAGGTGGCCGCCATCGGCATCCGGGTCGCCCGCGGTGTCACGCTGCACGGATTCTCTGTCAACTGCGACTGCGACCTGGGCTTCTTCGACCGGATCGTGCCCTGCGGCATCCGCGACGCCGGGGTCACCTCGCTCACCGCCGAGTTGGGCCGGCCGGTCACCGTCGCCGACGTGCTGCCGGTCGTCGAGCGGCACCTGCCGACCCTGACCCGGATCTGA
- a CDS encoding DUF2079 domain-containing protein — translation MPSSPSPVTAPPPARTARDRRADLLVTLAALALALWVTSGMWRDPNTRTITVNSSDQALFEWLLAFGGHALTHGENPFFTHLINVPDGVNLAVNTSITVYAAVFAPLTYLVGPPVTFLVILTLNLAATAVAWYWLLSRHLVGSRLAAGVGALFIGYCPAMVSHANAHLNWTAGWLVPLLIWGVFRLRRPGRAVTGGIVLGLLVAVAFSIAAEGLFFTALALALFLLVRAAHPARWAEARAVLPRMLAGLGVTALVAGVLLAYPLWLHFAGPQRFHGTGFDPLIHSEDVAAYLSYPRRSLAGWAGFGTSLAPNPTEENSFFGVPLLLLALACFVLLWRRADRAFRATLLALGVTAVVFAVLSWGPTVKWNGRRTDQLLPFGVLDNLPVVNAALPSRLALVVAPVIGLLLAYTIDALRAPTPRPDERARPARRRVAGAAWVVGFAVALLPLLPTPLLTSVREPVPEFITGGAWKRYVPPDGVLTPLPLTVDVYPDGQRWQAYALAHRQGEFRIPAGFFLGPGGPDGRGRIGPVPRTFDSLMDQAGSTGLVPIITAGSIAESRADLRYWGVRAVVLADRVHGAKYDVDEEALRRTATALLGPPERVEDVWLWRVPAA, via the coding sequence GTGCCGTCCTCCCCGTCCCCGGTCACCGCCCCGCCGCCCGCCCGCACCGCCCGCGACCGGCGCGCCGACCTGCTGGTGACGCTCGCGGCGCTGGCGCTGGCGCTCTGGGTGACGAGCGGGATGTGGCGGGACCCGAACACCCGCACGATCACGGTCAACTCCAGCGACCAGGCGCTGTTCGAGTGGCTGCTCGCGTTCGGCGGGCACGCGCTCACCCACGGCGAGAATCCGTTCTTCACCCACCTGATCAACGTCCCGGACGGGGTGAACCTCGCGGTCAACACCTCGATCACCGTGTACGCGGCGGTCTTCGCGCCGCTGACGTACCTGGTCGGACCGCCCGTGACGTTCCTGGTCATCCTCACGCTCAACCTGGCCGCCACGGCGGTGGCCTGGTACTGGCTGCTCAGCCGGCACCTGGTCGGCAGCCGGCTGGCCGCCGGCGTGGGCGCGTTGTTCATCGGCTACTGCCCGGCCATGGTGTCGCACGCCAACGCGCACCTGAACTGGACCGCCGGCTGGCTGGTGCCGCTGCTCATCTGGGGCGTGTTCCGGCTGCGCCGGCCCGGCCGCGCGGTCACCGGCGGGATCGTGCTCGGCCTCCTGGTGGCGGTCGCCTTCTCGATCGCCGCCGAGGGGCTGTTCTTCACCGCCCTGGCGCTCGCCCTGTTCCTGCTGGTCCGGGCGGCGCACCCGGCCCGGTGGGCGGAGGCGCGGGCCGTGCTGCCCCGGATGCTGGCCGGGCTCGGGGTGACCGCGCTCGTGGCCGGCGTGCTGCTCGCGTACCCCCTCTGGTTGCACTTCGCCGGGCCGCAACGGTTCCACGGCACCGGCTTCGACCCGCTGATCCACTCCGAGGACGTCGCCGCGTACCTGTCGTACCCGCGCCGGTCGCTCGCCGGCTGGGCCGGGTTCGGCACCTCGCTGGCGCCCAACCCGACCGAGGAGAACTCGTTCTTCGGGGTGCCGCTGCTGCTGCTCGCGCTCGCCTGCTTCGTCCTGTTGTGGCGGCGCGCGGACCGGGCGTTCCGGGCCACCCTGCTCGCGCTCGGCGTGACGGCGGTGGTCTTCGCGGTGCTGTCCTGGGGGCCGACGGTCAAGTGGAACGGCCGGCGCACCGACCAGTTGCTGCCGTTCGGGGTGCTGGACAACCTGCCGGTGGTCAACGCGGCGTTGCCGTCCCGACTGGCCCTGGTCGTCGCGCCGGTGATCGGCCTGCTGCTGGCGTACACGATCGACGCGCTGCGCGCCCCGACGCCCCGTCCGGACGAGCGCGCCCGGCCGGCCCGGCGGCGGGTGGCCGGCGCGGCCTGGGTGGTCGGCTTCGCCGTCGCACTGCTGCCGCTGCTGCCCACCCCGCTGCTCACGAGCGTCCGCGAGCCGGTCCCCGAGTTCATCACCGGCGGGGCCTGGAAGCGCTACGTCCCGCCCGACGGGGTCCTCACCCCGCTGCCGCTGACCGTCGACGTCTATCCGGACGGGCAGCGCTGGCAGGCGTACGCGCTGGCCCACCGGCAGGGCGAGTTCCGCATCCCGGCCGGCTTCTTCCTCGGCCCGGGCGGGCCGGACGGCCGGGGCCGGATCGGTCCGGTGCCGCGCACCTTCGACAGCCTGATGGACCAGGCCGGAAGCACCGGGCTGGTGCCGATCATCACCGCGGGCAGCATCGCGGAGTCCCGGGCCGACCTGCGCTACTGGGGGGTACGGGCGGTGGTGCTGGCCGACCGGGTGCACGGCGCCAAGTACGACGTCGACGAGGAGGCGTTGCGCCGCACCGCGACCGCCCTGCTCGGCCCGCCGGAACGGGTCGAGGACGTCTGGCTGTGGCGGGTGCCGGCGGCGTGA